A section of the Clostridium sp. TW13 genome encodes:
- the recR gene encoding recombination mediator RecR, with protein sequence MDFYPVAIEKLIEEFAKLPSIGYKTAQRLTLHILNLPKEEVEEFSKALVQARGTIKYCSICGNYTDKDPCAICGNPNRDKESICVVEQPKDIMTMEKVKEFNGVYHVLHGNISPMQGRGPQDIRIRELVARMSGDIKEVIVATNPNIEGEATAMYIAKILKPLDVKVTRIAAGIPVGGDLEYADEVTLSKALEGRKEI encoded by the coding sequence AGAGAAATTAATAGAGGAATTTGCAAAGTTACCTAGTATAGGTTATAAAACAGCACAAAGATTAACCTTACATATTCTTAATCTACCTAAAGAAGAGGTAGAAGAATTTTCGAAAGCCTTGGTGCAGGCTAGAGGAACTATTAAGTATTGTTCAATTTGCGGTAATTACACAGATAAGGACCCATGTGCAATCTGTGGAAATCCAAATAGAGATAAGGAAAGTATTTGTGTAGTAGAACAACCTAAAGATATAATGACTATGGAAAAGGTTAAAGAATTTAATGGCGTTTATCATGTGTTACATGGCAATATATCTCCAATGCAGGGCAGGGGTCCTCAAGATATAAGAATTAGAGAACTCGTGGCAAGAATGAGCGGAGATATTAAAGAAGTAATAGTAGCAACAAATCCTAATATTGAAGGGGAAGCTACAGCTATGTATATAGCAAAGATTTTAAAGCCATTAGACGTAAAGGTAACAAGAATTGCAGCTGGAATTCCTGTAGGGGGAGACCTTGAATATGCAGATGAAGTTACTTTATCAAAAGCTCTTGAGGGTAGAAAAGAAATATAA